One stretch of Epinephelus lanceolatus isolate andai-2023 chromosome 15, ASM4190304v1, whole genome shotgun sequence DNA includes these proteins:
- the LOC117267161 gene encoding TLE family member 5-like: MMFPQSRHSASSQSSQPLKFTTSDSCDRIKDEFQFLQAQYHSLKLECDKLASEKSEMQRHYIMYYEMSYGLNIEMHKQAEIVKRLNGICAQVLPYLSQEHQQQVMGAIERAKQVTPPEMNSIIRQQLQVQHLSQLQGLALPVTPLPLGLTPPTLPAVSSSSGLLSLSSILANYSHGQAQAVKEDKAREAAERAPRGEDGDKSD, translated from the exons atgATGTTTCCTCAATCCAGGCACTCG GCGTCCTCTCAGTCCAGTCAACCTCTCAAGTTCACCACTTCTGACTCCTGTGACCGCATCAAGGATGAGTTCCAGTTCCTCCAAGCACAGTACCACAG TTTGAAGTTGGAGTGTGACAAACTGGCTTCTGAAAAGTCAGAGATGCAGCGTCACTATATCATG tacTATGAAATGTCCTATGGGCTGAACATTGAAATGCACAAACAG GCTGAAATAGTGAAGAGACTGAATGGCATCTGTGCTCAGGTGCTGCCTTACCTGTCACAAGAG CATCAACAACAAGTCATGGGCGCCATAGAGAGAGCCAAGCAAGTCACGCCCCCTGAGATGAACTCCATTATACGG CAACAGCTCCAGGTGCAACACCTGTCCCAGCTCCAGGGCCTGGCCCTGCCTGTGACCCCGCTGCCCCTGGGCCTCACCCCTCCCACCCTGCCCGCCGTCTCCTCCAGCTCCGGCCTGCTGTCCCTCTCCTCCATCCTGGCCAACTACTCCCACGGCCAGGCCCAGGCGGTGAAGGAGGACAAGGCCCGGGAAGCTGCAGAGAGAGCGCCCAGAGGAGAGGACGGGGACAAGTCAGACTAG